From one Lotus japonicus ecotype B-129 chromosome 3, LjGifu_v1.2 genomic stretch:
- the LOC130747794 gene encoding cysteine protease XCP1-like, producing MLRAAFTLLRLRHFRTPWLGGVRLCYSEGASPNPIPDGYIHSETEARELFEKWCKKYGKTYTSEEEKLYRFSVFQETLEWCARENQKIDNPEYRYFGTYDNADQTEKEFLRRGGGWRPQFPFFTG from the coding sequence ATGCTGAGAGCCGCTTTCACTCTCCTCCGTCTCCGCCACTTTCGGACGCCATGGCTTGGTGGCGTCCGTCTCTGCTACTCCGAAGGCGCGAGCCCCAATCCCATTCCAGATGGCTATATCCATTCTGAAACAGAAGCCAGAGAACTGTTTGAAAAATGGTGCAAGAAGTATGGCAAAACGTACACTTCGGAAGAGGAGAAGCTCTACAGGTTCAGCGTCTTCCAGGAAACTCTTGAATGGTGCGCCCGCGAAAACCAGAAGATCGATAACCCAGAATATCGCTACTTCGGCACCTACGATAATGCTGATCAAACCGAGAAGGAATTTCTGAGACGCGGTGGTGGCTGGAGGCCCCAATTCCCCTTTTTTACTGGATGA